The following are from one region of the Paenibacillus sp. JZ16 genome:
- a CDS encoding DUF368 domain-containing protein: protein MEWKNLYRGVLMGVSDLIPGISGGTIAVVLGIYDRLLAAISGFFSREWKKQLGFLIPLGVGIGAALLLLSRLIEYLLASYYEPTQFFFTGLILGVLPLILRKAEARTKFKAVHVVVLIVAAGLLASTAFLRTDATSDPITVLTWSNGIGLFLSGWLASMAMLLPGISGSFVLLLLGVYSTAISALSSLNIGIIAVIGAGVVVGFVVSSRLIRYLLDRFPYMTYAVIIGLILGSIVIVFPGIPSGTGMMATSVGTLLLGLIVAVFMGRKE, encoded by the coding sequence ATAGAATGGAAGAACCTTTATCGGGGTGTGCTGATGGGAGTCAGTGACCTGATACCAGGTATAAGCGGCGGCACCATTGCTGTCGTGCTCGGTATCTATGATCGTTTGTTGGCGGCTATCAGCGGATTTTTCAGCAGGGAATGGAAGAAGCAGCTGGGCTTTTTGATTCCGCTTGGCGTTGGAATTGGAGCAGCTCTATTGCTGCTGAGTCGCTTGATTGAATACCTGCTGGCAAGCTATTATGAGCCCACCCAGTTTTTCTTTACCGGATTGATTTTAGGGGTGTTGCCTCTTATTCTACGTAAAGCGGAGGCAAGAACCAAATTCAAAGCCGTGCATGTGGTCGTGTTGATTGTAGCAGCCGGTTTATTGGCTTCGACGGCCTTTCTCAGAACGGATGCCACATCCGATCCGATAACGGTCCTGACCTGGTCCAACGGGATCGGACTGTTCTTATCCGGCTGGTTAGCCAGCATGGCGATGCTGCTGCCTGGCATTAGCGGGTCATTTGTACTTCTCCTTCTAGGCGTATATTCTACTGCCATTTCAGCTCTTTCCTCATTAAATATAGGAATTATAGCTGTCATTGGTGCGGGAGTGGTGGTTGGCTTTGTAGTTAGCAGCCGGTTGATTCGGTACTTGCTTGACCGTTTCCCATATATGACGTATGCCGTGATTATTGGATTGATATTAGGATCTATTGTTATCGTGTTTCCGGGTATTCCATCCGGAACGGGGATGATGGCTACCAGTGTAGGAACCTTGCTGCTGGGGCTTATCGTAGCGGTATTCATGGGCAGAAAAGAATAA
- a CDS encoding response regulator, with amino-acid sequence MIRVAIIEDDVRIASINQRFVEKVEGFEVVGIATDRAQAHEQLDILAPDLVLLDLYFPDMSGLDLLQHIQRGYPNTDVIIITAAKEFDTVREAIRGGVYDFMIKPVVFDRFQEKLKAYRKYYEQMKQLGGANKQIDQQGIDQLLWRAGERMDREVYFPKGIDKLTSEKILSYIEESGDVWTAEELGKRGGFSRTTARRYLEYFVEKGVLVADISYGTVGRPERVYRKAED; translated from the coding sequence ATGATTCGGGTAGCAATCATTGAGGATGATGTGCGTATTGCCAGCATTAATCAACGGTTCGTTGAGAAGGTAGAGGGCTTCGAGGTCGTCGGCATTGCAACGGATCGGGCCCAGGCGCATGAGCAGCTGGATATTCTGGCACCTGATCTGGTGCTGCTGGATTTGTATTTCCCCGATATGTCGGGATTGGATCTGCTGCAGCATATTCAACGGGGATATCCGAATACCGATGTTATTATTATAACGGCAGCCAAGGAATTCGATACGGTGCGGGAGGCGATTCGCGGCGGAGTGTACGATTTTATGATCAAGCCGGTGGTCTTCGACCGTTTCCAGGAGAAGCTGAAAGCTTATCGGAAATATTACGAGCAGATGAAGCAGCTCGGCGGCGCGAACAAGCAGATCGATCAACAGGGCATTGACCAGCTGTTATGGCGTGCCGGTGAACGGATGGACAGGGAAGTATATTTTCCAAAAGGCATCGATAAACTGACGAGCGAGAAAATCCTATCCTACATCGAGGAGTCCGGGGACGTGTGGACCGCGGAGGAACTGGGCAAACGTGGAGGCTTTAGCCGAACGACGGCGAGAAGATATCTGGAGTACTTCGTGGAGAAGGGCGTCCTCGTGGCGGATATTTCCTATGGCACGGTAGGCAGGCCGGAACGGGTATACCGGAAAGCGGAGGATTAA
- a CDS encoding sensor histidine kinase yields MKKLKDAKSAGFEVFPTQLGFFPYLWLIYISLPVINMMSEEGWKMGIGYTLIALFLLTYRQLYFAAGTPRFFWWLGIQMSIIFILCMWYHPTYMYMGFFTANFIGWYTDRRKFTISLVTFAIIEVVPLIKNASMLGWKDLVFMIPFFLIMLFSPFGIRSLNRRQQLEKELAQANEQIRNLIKGEERMRIARDLHDTLGHTLSLITLKSQLVEKLAVKDPEKAQMEAREIQNTSRAALRQVRELVSDMRTATLAEELVEAQIILESADIQFSCAGNPKLEGISDLAHNILSLCLREAVTNVVKHSQASQCRIAIESLGNEWRLEVADDGVGLHRKEEDPSASSNSNGLKGMAERLSLIGGTVEASSEQQGTILVIRVPIIIKNRKEDTSHEHQSADRRGPENAARRSGFLA; encoded by the coding sequence ATGAAAAAATTGAAAGACGCGAAATCCGCAGGGTTTGAGGTTTTTCCAACGCAATTGGGGTTTTTCCCCTATCTGTGGCTCATTTATATATCTCTGCCCGTAATCAACATGATGAGCGAAGAAGGCTGGAAGATGGGGATTGGATATACGCTGATTGCCTTGTTTCTCCTCACATACCGCCAGCTTTACTTCGCTGCTGGCACGCCTCGTTTTTTCTGGTGGCTCGGCATTCAGATGTCCATCATTTTCATTCTCTGCATGTGGTACCACCCAACCTATATGTATATGGGGTTCTTCACTGCCAATTTCATCGGCTGGTATACCGACCGGCGCAAATTCACGATATCCCTTGTGACGTTTGCCATCATAGAGGTTGTTCCCTTAATCAAAAACGCAAGCATGCTGGGATGGAAGGATCTGGTCTTTATGATTCCTTTCTTTCTCATCATGCTGTTCTCACCCTTCGGCATCCGCTCTCTAAACCGGCGGCAGCAGCTGGAGAAGGAGCTCGCGCAGGCTAACGAGCAGATCCGCAATCTGATTAAAGGCGAAGAGCGGATGCGTATCGCCAGAGATCTTCACGACACCTTGGGTCATACCCTGTCTCTCATCACGTTGAAGAGCCAGCTTGTGGAGAAGCTGGCGGTAAAGGATCCCGAGAAAGCCCAAATGGAGGCCCGGGAGATTCAGAACACCTCGCGGGCCGCGCTCCGCCAAGTGCGTGAGCTGGTATCCGACATGCGGACCGCCACCTTGGCCGAGGAACTGGTCGAGGCCCAGATCATTCTGGAGAGCGCCGATATCCAGTTTAGCTGTGCCGGCAATCCGAAGCTGGAGGGAATTTCCGACCTGGCCCACAATATTCTGAGCCTCTGCTTGCGGGAAGCCGTAACCAATGTGGTGAAGCACAGTCAGGCGAGCCAGTGCCGGATTGCCATCGAGTCGCTGGGCAATGAGTGGCGGCTTGAGGTGGCCGATGATGGCGTTGGTCTTCATCGCAAGGAAGAAGATCCATCAGCTTCATCCAACAGTAATGGCCTGAAAGGCATGGCTGAGCGGCTGTCCCTCATCGGGGGCACCGTTGAGGCCAGCTCCGAGCAACAAGGCACGATATTAGTAATTCGTGTTCCGATCATCATCAAGAACCGGAAGGAGGACACTTCCCATGAGCATCAAAGTGCTGATCGCCGAGGACCAGAGAATGCTGCGCGGCGCTCTGGCTTCCTTGCTTGA
- a CDS encoding ATP-binding cassette domain-containing protein — protein MNAILTCSNLSKSYGRTEAVRKLELQLEENTIYGLLGRNGAGKTTLLNMMTGGSFPDYGSIQISGVKLKHGETPKGICYVREKNLFFGGAKVIEVLRLASVFHENWDWDYAQSLLKTFKLNPDKKIRQLSRGMESLVGNIIGLASRAPITVFDEPVLGLDVLMRERFYRVLVEDYANHPRTILLSTHLIDEIATVVEKVYIMDSGAMLLHDDVDHIRANSHLLTGNQEQVELFTKDRHVIYKESYGKGSLTAIYGAIHEADRAQANKLGIVIDGLPLQKFFSYLIEGGQSIE, from the coding sequence ATGAACGCAATACTTACCTGTTCCAACCTGAGCAAGAGTTACGGGCGTACGGAAGCGGTCCGAAAGCTGGAGCTCCAGCTTGAAGAGAATACGATCTATGGCCTGTTGGGCCGCAATGGCGCCGGAAAGACCACGCTGCTTAATATGATGACCGGGGGATCTTTTCCCGACTATGGCAGCATCCAGATCTCGGGTGTCAAGCTTAAGCATGGGGAAACTCCGAAAGGGATCTGTTACGTAAGAGAGAAGAATTTGTTCTTCGGCGGTGCCAAGGTGATTGAAGTGCTGCGCTTAGCATCGGTCTTTCACGAGAACTGGGACTGGGATTATGCCCAGAGCCTGCTGAAGACTTTCAAGCTGAACCCGGACAAAAAAATCCGCCAGCTGTCACGAGGAATGGAGTCTTTGGTCGGTAACATTATCGGTCTGGCCAGCCGGGCCCCGATTACCGTATTTGATGAACCGGTGCTGGGATTGGATGTGCTCATGCGAGAGAGATTTTATCGCGTTCTGGTTGAGGATTATGCCAATCATCCCCGGACCATCCTGCTCTCGACCCATCTGATTGATGAGATCGCAACCGTTGTTGAGAAAGTTTACATCATGGATTCCGGCGCTATGTTATTGCATGACGATGTTGACCATATCCGTGCCAATTCTCATCTGTTGACCGGGAACCAGGAGCAAGTCGAACTGTTTACGAAGGATCGCCACGTGATCTATAAAGAATCTTATGGTAAAGGTTCCTTAACCGCGATATATGGAGCTATCCATGAGGCAGACCGTGCACAAGCCAACAAGCTTGGTATCGTTATTGACGGTTTACCGCTGCAAAAGTTTTTCTCCTATTTGATCGAAGGAGGCCAATCCATTGAATAA
- a CDS encoding ABC transporter permease, with translation MTTWKLITLQCKMELLRMVRNPYYIFWSLAMPILFYFIFTRVVNTGADDTGQWQAHYLMSMASFSVMGTAIMSLGIRLVQERVQGWAVYMRVTPLPGSVYFFGKMFVQTVMHLLCILVIFVAGYLINGVSLTYGQWLLSGLWILIASVPFLAIGTLIGSMKRVDTASGVSNGIYLGLAVTGGMWFPIEAMPSIMQAIGKWMPSYHFGGGAWSIVRGEAPGLDNFMVLAGYLAVSMLLSTYIRKKQQAD, from the coding sequence ATGACAACTTGGAAACTGATAACCTTGCAGTGCAAAATGGAATTACTCCGGATGGTACGCAATCCGTATTATATTTTCTGGTCTTTGGCCATGCCAATTCTGTTCTATTTCATCTTTACGCGGGTCGTGAATACGGGGGCCGATGATACCGGACAATGGCAGGCCCACTATCTCATGTCGATGGCGTCCTTCAGTGTCATGGGCACCGCCATCATGTCGCTCGGCATTCGCCTCGTGCAAGAGAGAGTCCAGGGCTGGGCTGTATATATGCGGGTAACGCCGCTTCCTGGCAGCGTGTATTTCTTTGGCAAAATGTTTGTGCAGACGGTTATGCATCTGCTCTGCATCCTCGTCATTTTTGTAGCCGGCTACCTGATTAACGGAGTCTCCCTCACCTACGGACAATGGCTGCTCAGCGGACTGTGGATTCTGATCGCATCCGTCCCGTTTCTTGCCATCGGTACCTTGATTGGATCCATGAAACGGGTCGACACGGCAAGCGGCGTCAGCAACGGCATCTACTTAGGGCTGGCCGTTACGGGCGGGATGTGGTTCCCGATCGAAGCGATGCCTTCCATCATGCAAGCCATCGGCAAGTGGATGCCCTCCTATCATTTTGGCGGAGGTGCCTGGTCAATCGTTCGCGGAGAAGCGCCGGGATTGGATAATTTCATGGTTTTAGCAGGATATTTGGCAGTATCTATGTTACTATCCACCTATATTCGGAAAAAACAACAAGCCGATTAA
- a CDS encoding response regulator transcription factor, whose translation MSIKVLIAEDQRMLRGALASLLDFEDDIDVIGQAGDGDEALSLIALHQPDVCLLDIEMPARSGLEVAEEVKLRGYPSRVIILTTFARPGYFERAVQAGVQGYLLKDEPSERLAEAIRRVMDGRREVSPELVFGTLSGAGANPLTEREREVLRLAADGNSSNEIASKLHLSYGTVRNYMSEILSKLSAKNRIEAISMAEEKGWI comes from the coding sequence ATGAGCATCAAAGTGCTGATCGCCGAGGACCAGAGAATGCTGCGCGGCGCTCTGGCTTCCTTGCTTGATTTTGAAGACGATATTGATGTGATTGGTCAAGCCGGCGACGGGGATGAAGCGCTGTCCCTGATTGCCTTGCATCAACCTGATGTATGCCTGCTCGATATCGAAATGCCTGCGCGCAGCGGTCTCGAAGTGGCAGAGGAAGTAAAGCTGCGCGGTTATCCCAGCCGGGTCATCATCCTGACCACTTTCGCTAGGCCTGGTTATTTCGAACGGGCCGTGCAGGCGGGCGTTCAGGGATACCTGCTTAAGGATGAGCCCAGTGAACGGCTTGCAGAAGCCATCCGCCGAGTCATGGATGGACGGCGGGAGGTCTCCCCTGAGCTCGTATTCGGTACGCTGTCAGGTGCGGGTGCCAATCCGCTGACCGAACGCGAACGGGAAGTGCTGCGATTGGCTGCCGACGGTAACAGTTCTAATGAAATTGCGTCGAAGCTCCACTTATCCTACGGGACTGTCCGCAACTATATGTCCGAGATCTTAAGCAAACTGAGTGCCAAGAACCGGATCGAGGCCATCTCAATGGCAGAGGAGAAGGGCTGGATATAG
- a CDS encoding VanZ family protein — protein MLEAYLFPISYAFLTFPIAALLCAVPFLIVQYRKYGYFNKFRGFLLYLFLLYMMNAVYLVLLPLPASRHNAPMNVASVMQWIPLNFIQDILKETKVVWGVPSTYLHLLKERAFLQVVFNVFLVVPFGMFLRYYARASWVTCLVASFGLSLFFEVTQVTGIYGIYDHPYRLFDVDDLLLNTMGGMMGFLLADWMKNHLPRLDRLDETVDLSQKRVSYTRRAIAFGIDAGVVLPIIGVLTVLNVRGAYFIVVILYHIVLPYMMQGQTLGKWVVRVQIRGAGEHLKLKEVIVRNGLLYVVWGGFHALFITVNVTGSHVLLAMYALGILLLDGVVFLHMLLCLIHRDRKLLHEAKSGTRLGIVENKPLTKTD, from the coding sequence ATGCTGGAAGCCTATCTGTTTCCTATATCTTATGCATTTTTAACCTTTCCCATAGCGGCTTTGCTGTGCGCAGTTCCCTTTCTGATCGTGCAGTATCGCAAATATGGTTATTTTAATAAATTCCGGGGATTTCTGCTGTATCTATTTCTTCTCTACATGATGAACGCGGTGTATCTGGTGCTCCTTCCTTTGCCTGCCTCGCGGCATAATGCCCCGATGAATGTGGCCTCGGTCATGCAGTGGATTCCGCTGAATTTTATACAGGATATATTGAAGGAGACCAAGGTGGTATGGGGCGTACCCTCGACTTACCTGCATTTGTTGAAGGAAAGAGCCTTCTTGCAGGTCGTGTTTAACGTATTTCTCGTGGTTCCGTTCGGTATGTTCCTGCGTTATTACGCTCGGGCATCCTGGGTTACGTGCCTGGTGGCCTCATTCGGACTCTCGCTGTTCTTCGAGGTGACCCAGGTGACCGGCATTTACGGCATCTATGATCACCCTTACCGGTTGTTTGATGTGGACGATCTGCTGTTGAATACCATGGGTGGGATGATGGGATTCTTGCTCGCGGATTGGATGAAAAATCACCTGCCACGCCTTGATCGACTGGACGAGACGGTGGATCTGTCGCAGAAACGGGTCAGTTATACGCGCCGGGCGATCGCTTTTGGCATTGATGCAGGGGTCGTGCTGCCGATCATCGGCGTGTTGACCGTACTGAACGTGAGGGGTGCGTATTTTATTGTCGTCATTTTATATCATATCGTGCTGCCTTATATGATGCAGGGACAGACGCTGGGGAAATGGGTCGTCCGGGTTCAGATCCGCGGAGCGGGCGAACATCTGAAGCTGAAGGAAGTGATTGTTCGCAACGGCCTGCTGTATGTGGTATGGGGCGGGTTCCATGCCCTGTTCATTACGGTTAATGTCACCGGCTCTCATGTCCTGCTTGCGATGTACGCGCTGGGGATATTGCTGCTGGACGGCGTTGTGTTCCTTCACATGCTGTTATGTCTCATCCATCGTGACCGGAAGCTGCTGCATGAAGCCAAGAGCGGAACGAGGCTGGGTATTGTAGAGAATAAACCATTAACCAAGACGGATTAA
- a CDS encoding serine hydrolase domain-containing protein, with translation MIHIIEEFAASIRFSGAVLVTDENDNIVWNGAFGYSNRADQIPNQADTRFGIASGCKLFTAIAVCQLIEQGKLSLDSKLSDCLDIPLPNFSPEITVSHLLSHSSGIPDYFDEEVMDDFEDLWKTIPMYTLRNGRDFLPLFQDERMKFQPGERFHYNNAGFVVLGLIVEQQTGMPFRDYVQQFVLEPCGMQHSGYFPLDRLPANTAYGYIDEEDGTWRTNQYAIPIQGYADGGAYVTAPDMIKLWRSLMNNTMLTASMTEKLLASHIQVPGSDLHYGLGVWITKKNENVFKYHVMGYDPGVNFRSAYYPATGHTLVVASNAADGAFEMMQFIEEEWLK, from the coding sequence ATGATACATATAATAGAAGAATTTGCTGCCAGCATTCGTTTTTCGGGTGCTGTGCTCGTAACCGACGAAAATGACAACATCGTATGGAACGGTGCCTTCGGTTATTCAAACCGGGCCGATCAGATCCCGAATCAAGCAGACACCCGGTTTGGCATTGCCTCAGGCTGTAAGCTGTTCACCGCGATTGCGGTTTGTCAGCTTATCGAACAGGGCAAGCTGTCGCTGGACAGCAAGCTAAGCGATTGTCTGGATATTCCGCTGCCTAATTTTAGCCCGGAGATTACCGTTTCTCATTTGTTGAGTCACAGCTCGGGTATCCCGGATTACTTTGATGAAGAGGTTATGGACGACTTCGAGGATCTGTGGAAGACAATTCCCATGTATACACTCCGTAACGGAAGGGATTTCCTTCCTCTGTTCCAGGATGAGCGTATGAAATTTCAGCCCGGTGAAAGATTCCATTACAACAACGCAGGATTTGTGGTGCTTGGCCTGATCGTTGAACAGCAGACTGGAATGCCGTTTCGCGACTATGTCCAGCAGTTTGTATTGGAGCCGTGCGGCATGCAGCATTCGGGATATTTTCCGCTGGATCGTCTGCCCGCGAATACGGCTTACGGGTATATTGATGAGGAAGACGGCACGTGGAGAACGAACCAGTATGCCATTCCGATTCAAGGTTATGCCGATGGCGGGGCCTATGTGACGGCACCGGATATGATCAAGTTATGGAGATCGCTGATGAACAACACGATGCTCACCGCATCCATGACCGAGAAGCTGCTGGCTTCACATATACAAGTCCCGGGCAGTGATCTGCATTATGGGCTTGGCGTGTGGATTACCAAGAAAAATGAGAATGTGTTTAAATACCACGTCATGGGCTATGATCCGGGGGTGAATTTTCGGTCTGCTTATTATCCGGCCACCGGTCATACCCTTGTAGTGGCTTCCAATGCCGCTGATGGTGCTTTTGAAATGATGCAGTTCATCGAAGAAGAATGGTTGAAGTGA
- a CDS encoding DUF3891 family protein, with protein MIIRETEDAFVMTTQDDHGRFSGDVARGFRRELFMDESVLEEVLLAITEHDRAWLRMDDTPIWNDESRTPYTFIDYPVQPKMLMYTKGVDEIEAMSPYAGYLCSLHFASFMKNAAEAPLVEFYRSETERQKRLREQFSFPDEDVVNRQFGLLQLCDDISLYVNMNAPGVPKDQEHPWFKEGFDMSIDGEKVMASWASEHEIQLRPFLFEQAWSASVKWKYVLKAKIDQQGVAKAFDRAVWTEQTVTFVP; from the coding sequence ATGATCATTCGCGAGACAGAGGATGCTTTTGTGATGACTACCCAGGACGACCATGGCCGATTCTCGGGCGATGTTGCCCGGGGCTTCCGGCGAGAGCTGTTTATGGATGAGTCTGTATTGGAAGAAGTACTGCTGGCTATTACCGAGCATGATCGCGCTTGGCTTAGGATGGATGACACGCCGATTTGGAATGACGAGAGCCGGACTCCGTATACTTTTATCGATTATCCGGTCCAGCCGAAAATGCTAATGTATACCAAGGGTGTTGATGAGATCGAAGCGATGAGTCCTTATGCAGGGTATCTCTGCAGCCTTCATTTTGCGTCGTTTATGAAAAATGCGGCGGAAGCCCCGCTGGTAGAATTCTACCGTTCGGAGACGGAACGGCAAAAAAGACTGCGTGAACAGTTTTCATTTCCCGATGAAGATGTGGTTAACAGGCAGTTTGGCCTGCTGCAGCTGTGCGATGATATCTCGCTCTATGTAAACATGAATGCACCCGGTGTTCCCAAGGATCAGGAGCATCCTTGGTTCAAAGAGGGCTTCGATATGTCAATCGATGGGGAAAAGGTCATGGCGTCCTGGGCAAGCGAGCATGAGATTCAATTGCGTCCATTTCTGTTCGAACAGGCATGGTCGGCTTCAGTGAAGTGGAAATATGTGCTGAAGGCGAAGATTGATCAGCAGGGAGTGGCCAAGGCATTTGATAGAGCAGTGTGGACGGAGCAGACGGTTACTTTTGTACCGTAA
- a CDS encoding NUDIX domain-containing protein — MKPIRNSAKAVIMRNHQILLTKNVDHLGDFYLFPGGGQEKGETLVQAVIRECQEEIGRKVEVRDLLHVREYIGSNHEFAEWDSDVHQVEFYFECNLADAGDTFLGHNPDEYQVGVEWIDLPALDDIRVYPRSLVKPLQDKAARPVVCYVGDTN; from the coding sequence ATGAAACCGATACGAAACTCGGCCAAGGCCGTCATTATGCGGAATCATCAAATTCTTCTAACGAAAAACGTAGATCATTTGGGGGATTTCTATCTGTTCCCTGGCGGCGGACAAGAGAAAGGGGAAACCTTGGTACAGGCGGTGATCAGAGAGTGCCAGGAGGAAATCGGGCGTAAGGTGGAAGTTCGCGATCTGCTGCACGTCCGTGAATACATAGGGTCCAACCACGAGTTTGCGGAATGGGATTCCGATGTGCACCAAGTGGAGTTTTATTTTGAGTGCAACTTGGCGGATGCAGGGGATACCTTTCTTGGCCATAACCCGGATGAATACCAGGTGGGTGTGGAATGGATCGATCTGCCCGCATTGGATGACATTAGAGTATACCCTCGCTCCTTGGTTAAGCCGCTTCAGGATAAGGCTGCGCGCCCCGTGGTTTGCTATGTTGGCGATACGAACTGA
- a CDS encoding GntR family transcriptional regulator has protein sequence MNSRFDEGQPIFQQIADMIEDDILNGTYQADDQIISMSQFASTFQVNPATAVKGIALLVNEGILYKKRGLGMFVAADAKQIILTKRQDRFYNELVLKLLDEAEKLELTTDDVIEMIKQRDRR, from the coding sequence ATGAATTCCAGGTTTGACGAAGGACAGCCGATTTTTCAGCAAATCGCAGATATGATTGAGGATGACATATTGAACGGGACATACCAAGCGGATGATCAGATTATCTCGATGTCGCAGTTCGCGAGTACTTTTCAGGTCAATCCCGCTACAGCTGTAAAAGGCATTGCCCTGCTTGTCAATGAAGGGATCTTGTACAAGAAAAGGGGGCTCGGCATGTTTGTTGCAGCAGATGCCAAACAGATCATATTGACCAAGCGGCAGGACCGGTTTTACAACGAACTCGTATTGAAGCTGCTTGATGAAGCGGAAAAGCTTGAATTGACCACCGACGACGTTATAGAAATGATCAAACAGAGAGATAGGAGATGA
- a CDS encoding DUF4177 domain-containing protein yields the protein MDQWEYKTLKYKTGGFLGGKVNEEEFEDLLNSYGIDGWELISCFDTSVHQGQSRDIIAVMKRRAYLG from the coding sequence ATGGATCAATGGGAATACAAAACGCTGAAATACAAAACCGGAGGATTTCTCGGAGGCAAGGTGAACGAGGAGGAATTCGAGGATTTATTGAACAGCTACGGAATTGACGGCTGGGAATTGATCTCGTGCTTTGATACGAGCGTGCATCAAGGCCAGTCCAGAGACATCATTGCCGTGATGAAGCGAAGGGCATATCTGGGGTAG
- a CDS encoding ABC transporter ATP-binding protein, giving the protein MTNPIQEPIAELRQVTKMFGSKKAVNQVSFTIEKGSITAILGPNGAGKSTAISMMLGLKDASQGEVLLFGRSPKDLKVREKIGAMLQEVSVMDGLRTREIINLIRGYYPNPLTLDEIASLSGLTAEELNKWAVKMSGGQKRKLSFALAIAGNPELLFFDEPTVGLDTSARRLFWQTVRKLADQGKTILFTTHYLQEADDMADRILLFHQGQVAADGTPEAIKAKLTRRSVSFIVDADHQQVKELLHEVPGVTDVYEHNGRLNAVTDDTDTALAALFRAGLAVRDIRIDQGSLDEAFDQLTMDQGEAV; this is encoded by the coding sequence ATGACAAACCCAATTCAAGAACCTATTGCAGAGCTGCGGCAGGTAACCAAGATGTTCGGAAGCAAAAAAGCCGTCAACCAAGTGTCGTTTACGATAGAGAAAGGGTCAATCACAGCCATTCTCGGACCTAATGGAGCAGGGAAATCAACCGCCATCTCCATGATGCTCGGCCTTAAAGACGCGAGCCAGGGTGAAGTTCTTCTGTTCGGACGCAGTCCGAAGGACTTGAAGGTACGTGAGAAGATCGGCGCCATGCTTCAAGAGGTCAGTGTTATGGACGGATTGCGGACGCGCGAAATTATCAATCTCATCCGAGGCTATTATCCGAACCCGCTAACACTGGATGAAATCGCGAGCTTGAGCGGACTTACCGCTGAAGAACTGAATAAATGGGCTGTCAAAATGTCCGGCGGCCAGAAACGCAAGCTCAGCTTTGCGCTGGCGATTGCGGGCAACCCCGAGCTGCTGTTCTTCGATGAACCAACGGTCGGCCTGGATACTTCTGCCCGCCGGTTATTTTGGCAGACGGTACGCAAGCTTGCCGATCAGGGCAAAACGATTCTGTTCACCACGCATTATCTGCAAGAGGCGGACGATATGGCCGACCGCATTCTGCTGTTCCATCAAGGTCAGGTTGCCGCCGATGGCACGCCGGAAGCGATCAAAGCCAAGCTGACACGAAGGTCGGTTTCCTTTATCGTGGATGCGGACCACCAGCAGGTCAAGGAGCTGCTTCATGAAGTACCCGGCGTAACCGATGTGTATGAACACAACGGCCGGCTGAACGCCGTAACCGATGATACGGACACGGCGCTGGCGGCTCTGTTCCGGGCCGGGCTGGCTGTACGCGACATTCGCATTGATCAGGGAAGCCTGGACGAAGCATTCGACCAATTAACGATGGATCAAGGGGAGGCTGTATAA
- a CDS encoding HAD family hydrolase produces the protein MITTVVFDLDGTLLDRDTSLVRFVQDQYDRLLLHDASVDREVYVRRFVELDRRGYVWKDQVYRQLIEEFALPLPWDTLLADYISEFHHHCVGFPNLYAALDSLKGKGIKLGLISNGYGEFQYNNIKGLGIEPYFDLIAISEWEGLRKPDPRIFANTLSRLKSKAEESIYVGDHPDNDVTASRRIGMKGIWKRDPYYDPDFAKDGEITDLLEIIDYLQN, from the coding sequence ATGATTACTACCGTTGTTTTTGATCTGGACGGGACCCTGCTTGACCGCGATACATCACTGGTTCGCTTCGTACAAGACCAATATGATCGTTTATTGCTCCATGATGCGTCAGTGGACAGAGAGGTGTATGTGAGACGGTTTGTTGAGCTGGATCGCAGGGGATATGTATGGAAGGATCAAGTATATCGTCAGCTAATCGAGGAGTTTGCTCTACCTCTGCCATGGGATACCCTCCTGGCCGATTACATATCCGAGTTCCATCATCATTGCGTCGGTTTCCCCAATCTGTATGCAGCGTTGGACAGCTTGAAAGGTAAGGGAATAAAACTCGGACTGATCTCCAATGGTTACGGCGAATTTCAATATAACAATATCAAGGGACTTGGCATCGAGCCTTATTTTGATCTTATCGCGATTTCGGAATGGGAGGGTTTACGCAAGCCCGATCCAAGGATTTTTGCCAATACATTAAGTCGTCTTAAATCAAAGGCCGAAGAATCGATTTATGTCGGAGACCATCCGGACAACGACGTAACCGCAAGCCGGCGTATCGGCATGAAGGGCATCTGGAAGCGAGATCCCTACTATGATCCGGACTTCGCCAAGGATGGGGAGATTACCGATTTGCTTGAGATTATCGATTATTTGCAAAATTGA